The Pygocentrus nattereri isolate fPygNat1 chromosome 4, fPygNat1.pri, whole genome shotgun sequence genome includes a window with the following:
- the ddhd1b gene encoding phospholipase DDHD1b yields MSGFKEPCVQEEEADGGRAGWGDHVGLQDGLLLGLMGDSYQHYQSSNPDYQTDNPDYQTSNPDYQDADPGYQGSEPGSDYLDLVEYGTRRSRAGSSRHRGGEVVTELGPEEVRWFYKEDKRTWKPFVGHDSLKIEVAYRKLCELNPSKAAEQEEWEELGGECDGAEGRKGQTEALVSKDMVEEIDVDSISISVEAVCVRGGLYEVDVKEKECYPVYWNQQERIPVMRGQWFTDGTWLPLEEEDSDLIELEHLACFRGHQMKDTFETEAVTTAVDSKDAIHSLKLSRSHVDWHSVDEVYLYSDATTSKIARTVTQKLGFSKASSSGTRLHRGYVEEAAPEDTPPAATHIVFVVHGIGQKMDQGRIIRNTSMMRDAARKMEEKHFSDRTTEHVEFLPVEWRSKLSLDGDTVDSITPDKVRGLRDMLNSSAMDIMYYTSPLYRDEITRGLTKELNRLYMLFCSRNPEFEEKGKVSIVAHSLGCVITFDIMTGWDPVRFHHLQAPDSVETELRRRGCEEQQLLEELYHTRMRLQDLEDQFQGLKTSSSRASPPLKFKVENFFCMGSPLAVFLALRGVRPSTNGTQEHILPRSICQRLFNIFHPTDPVAYRLEPLVLKHYSNIAPVQIHWYNTSSPTSYNHVRPTLLNPLKESASVSDSESLPSPCTSPPQNRRHYGESITSLGKASIMGAASIGKGIGGILFSRFSRSSGQVGGAEEEPSDSEGGVGEVEGGATVEEGGAAEAEEKMEEKEEEKREGDATSMSQSTSAIMDNSTLELDRRIDFELREGLVESRYWSAVTSHTAYWCSYDIALFLLTFMYGPNSTSESAEDHPES; encoded by the exons ATGAGCGGGTTTAAGGAGCCGTGTGTGCAGGAGGAGGAGGCTGATGGAGGCAGGGCTGGGTGGGGGGACCATGTGGGGCTTCAGGACGGACTGCTGCTGGGCCTCATGGGGGATTCATACCAGCACTACCAGAGCTCCAATCCAGACTACCAGACAGATAATCCAGACTACCAGACGTCTAATCCAGACTACCAG GATGCTGACCCAGGTTACCAAGGCTCAGAGCCGGGCTCAGATTACCTGGACCTGGTGGAGTATGGCACCCGACGCAGCCGGGCGGGAAGCTCCAGGCACCGCGGCGGGGAGGTGGTGACGGAGCTGGGGCCGGAGGAGGTGCGCTGGTTCTATAAGGAGGACAAACGCACCTGGAAACCCTTCGTAGGTCACGACTCTCTGAAGATAGAGGTGGCGTACAGGAAACTCTGCGAGCTCAATCCGAGTAAAGCCGCAGAGCAAGAGGAGTGGGAAGAGCTGGGGGGTGAGTGTGATGGGGCAGAGGGGCGGAAGGGGCAGACAGAGGCTTTGGTCAGCAAAGACATGGTGGAGGAGATCGACGTGGACTCGATAAGCATCAGCGTGGAGGCGGTGTGCGTCCGAGGTGGACTATACGAGGTGGACGTGAAGGAAAAGGAGTGTTACCCGGTCTACTGGAACC AGCAGGAGCGAATCCCGGTGATGCGTGGTCAGTGGTTCACTGACGGAACGTGGCTGCcactggaggaggaggacagcGACCTGATTGAACTGGAACACCTGGCCTGCTTCCGAGGCCACCAGATGAAGGACACGTTTGAAACGGAAGCAGTGACCACGGCAGTGGACAGCAAGGATG ccatcCACAGTCTGAAGTTGAGCCGCAGTCATGTGGACTGGCACAGTGTGGACGAGGTTTACTTATACAGCGACGCCACCACCTCCAAAATCGCCCGCACAGTCACTCAGAAACTTGGCTTCTCCAAAG cctCCAGCAGTGGGACCCGCCTCCACCGAGGATATGTAGAGGAGGCAGCCCCTGAGGACACGCCCCCTGCAGCCACGCACATCGTGTTTGTGGTGCACGGGATTGGTCAGAAGATGGATCAGGGGCGGATCATCAGGAACACCAGCAT gaTGCGTGATGCTGCGAGGAAGATGGAGGAGAAGCATTTCTCCGACAGAACTACAGAGCATGTGGAGTTCCTCCCTGTTGAGTGGAGATCTAAACTGTCCCTGGACGGAG ACACCGTCGACTCCATCACACCAGATAAAGTGCGCGGCCTGAGGGATATGCTGAACAGCAGTGCCATGGACATCATGTACTACACCAGCCCTCTGTACAGAGACGAG ATCACTCGAGGTCTGACCAAAGAGCTGAATCGGCTCTACATGCTGTTCTGCTCGCGGAACCCTGAGTTTGAGGAGAAAGGGAAAGTATCCATCGTGGCCCACTCTCTCGGCTGTGTCATCACATTCGACATCATGACCGGGTGGGACCCTGTCCGCTTTCATCACCTGCAAGCCCCCGACAGCGTGGAAACAGAGCTGCGGCGCAGAGGCTGTGAAGAACAGCAGCTGCTGGAGGAGCTTTATCACACACGCATGAG ATTGCAGGACTTGGAGGATCAATTTCAAGGCCTGAAGACCTCATCGTCAAGAGCCTCTCCCCCCTTAAAGTTCAAG GTAGAAAACTTCTTCTGCATGGGTTCTCCTCTGGCTGTGTTCTTGGCTTTGCGAGGTGTCCGGCCGAGTACCAACGGAACACAGGAACACATCCTGCCCCGGTCCATCTGCCAGCGGCTCTTCAACATCTTCCACCCCACTGACCCTGTG GCCTACAGACTGGAGCCTCTGGTCCTAAAACACTACAGTAACATCGCACCAGTCCAGATACACTG GTACAACACCAGCAGTCCCACTTCCTACAATCATGTCCGGCCCACTCTGCTGAACCCGCTGAAGGAGAGCGCCTCAGTGTCGGATAGCGAGAGTCTCCCAAGTCCTTGCACGTCCCCCCCACAGAACCGCAGACACTACGGAGAGTCCATCACCAGCTTGGGAAAGGCCAGCATCATGG GAGCGGCGAGTATCGGTAAAGGCATCGGTGGAATTCTCTTTTCCCGGTTCTCCCGTTCCAGCGGGCAGGTGGGCGGAGCAGAGGAAGAGCCGTCAGACTCTGAGGGCGGGGTGGGTGAAGTGGAGGGCGGGGCCACAGTGGAGGAGGGTGGAGCTGCAGAGGCGGAGGAAAAGATGGAGgaaaaggaagaggagaagagagaaggagacgcCACCAGTATGTCTCAATCCACCTCCGCTATCATGGACAACTCCACCT TGGAGCTGGACAGACGGATTGACTTTGAGCTGAGGGAGGGGCTGGTGGAGAGCCGCTATTGGTCGGCGGTGACCTCTCACACCGCCTACTGGTGTTCGTACGACattgctctgtttctgcttaCCTTTATGTACGGACCCAACAGCACCAGCGAGAGTGCAGAGGACCACCCGGAATCGTAG
- the cgrrf1 gene encoding cell growth regulator with RING finger domain protein 1, protein MAAEFLVKLYEYSPVFYICVISVCFIITTTALLGYGFGFGIPVILQSIDEAESFSPVPEKKMVQVTNPFALEMGTTAGTVADGVGLRPYCLEDCVLTCFWGCGVQALQAVLQKHQHRTRLSTPRSFQEALQFHYLHCQTFHVQKEERDECFTELPADVGVWDFGPLPRDRYPLVAVLTLANAEHRDSYNIVASVTVLHVPDDKYRLSARILSQYLHTTQGNTYDLKPLFMSTDSGEQSGSSTADTGPQTKPPEEEAEEPEKEEEEPGAPGRDCVVCQNAPVNRVLLPCRHTCICDGCVTRFQHCPMCRAFVVESFALANQTLPEGESEE, encoded by the exons ATGGCCGCGGAGTTCCTGGTCAAGCTGTATGAATATTCTCCTGTTTTCTACATCTGCGTCATTTCAGTCTGCTTCATCATCACCACGACGGCTCTGCTGGGCTACGG GTTCGGCTTTGGCATCCCAGTGATCCTGCAAAGCATTGATGAAGCGGAATCTTTCTCTCCTGTTCCAGAGAAGAAGATGGTGCAGGTTACCAATCCCTTCGCTCTGGAGATGGGCACAACAGCGGGCACAGTAGCGG ATGGAGTGGGCTTGCGGCCGTACTGTCTGGAGGACTGTGTGCTGACCTGTTTTTGGGGCTGTGGAGTTCAGGCTCTTCAGGCTGTGCTGCAGAAACACCAGCACAGGACCAGGCTGTCCACTCCACGCTCCTTCCAGGAGGCCCTGCAGTTTCACTACCTGCACTGCCAGACCTTTCA CGTCCAGAAGGAGGAGAGGGACGAGTGCTTTACTGAGCTGCCGGCAGATGTCGGGGTGTGGGATTTTGGGCCTCTCCCGCGGGATCGTTATCCGTTAGTGGCTGTTTTAACCTTGGCTAATGCTGAGCACAGAGATTCTTACAATATA GTCGCCAGTGTAACGGTGCTCCACGTTCCTGATGATAAATACAGGCTCTCTGCGAGGATTCTGTCTCAGTATCTGCACACGACTCAGGGGAACACGTATGATTTAAAG CCTCTCTTCATGTCCACAGATAGTGGAGAGCAGTCTGGATCCTCCACCGCAGACACTGGGCCACAGACTAAACCACCTGAGGAGGAGGCGGAGGAGCCAgagaaggaagaggaggagccaGGAGCGCCGGGCAGagactgtgttgtgtgtcaGAACGCACCGGTGAACAGAGTGTTGTTACCATGCCGACACACGTGCATTTGTGACGGGTGCGTGACGCGGTTTCAGCACTGCCCAATGTGCCGGGCTTTCGTGGTAGAGTCCTTTGCTTTGGCCAATCAGACACTTCCCGAAGGTGAATCGGAGGAGTGA
- the psmc6 gene encoding 26S proteasome regulatory subunit 10B, translating to MADSREKGLQDYRKKLLEHKEIDGRLKELREQLKELTKQYEKSENDLKALQSVGQIVGEVLKQLTEEKFIVKATNGPRYVVGCRRQLDKTKLKPGTRVALDMTTLTIMRYLPREVDPLVYNMSHEDPGSVSYSEIGGLSEQIRELREVIELPLTNPELFQRVGIIPPKGCLLYGPPGTGKTLLARAVASQLDCNFLKVVSSSIVDKYIGESARLIREMFNYARDHQPCIIFMDEIDAIGGRRFSEGTSADREIQRTLMELLNQMDGFDTLHRVKMIMATNRPDTLDPALLRPGRLDRKIHIELPNEQARLDILKIHSGPITKHGEIDYEAIVKLSDGFNGADLRNVCTEAGMFAIRADRDYVTQEDFMKAVRKVADSKKLESKLDYKPV from the exons ATGGCTGACAGCCGGGAGAAAGGACTACAGGACTACAGAAAGAAATTACTCGAGCACAAAGAGATCGATGGGCGTCTGAAGGAGT TGAGGGAGCAGCTGAAGGAGCTGACCAAGCAGTATGAGAAGTCTGAGAATGACCTGAAGGCTCTGCAGAGCGTTGGGCAG ATCGTTGGCGAGGTCCTCAAACAGCTGACGGAGGAGAAGT TTATTGTTAAAGCCACCAATGGCCCTCGCTATGTGGTCGGCTGCCGCAGACAG CTGGACAAAACCAAGCTGAAGCCTGGAACCAGAGTGGCTCTGGATATGACCACCCTCACGATCATGAG GTATTTGCCGCGTGAGGTCGACCCGCTGGTGTACAACATGTCCCACGAAGACCCGGGCAGCGTGTCGTACTCGGAGATCGGTGGGCTGTCTGAGCAGATCCGTGAACTCAGAGAG GTGATCGAGCTGCCGCTGACCAACCCTGAGCTCTTCCAGCGGGTGGGCATCATCCCCCCGAAAGGCTGCTTGCTGTACGGACCTCCAG GAACTGGAAAGACCCTTCTAGCAAGAGCTGTGGCCAGTCAGCTGGACTGCAATTTCCTGAAG GTGGTGTCCAGCTCCATCGTTGATAAGTACATTGGTGAGAGTGCCAGGCTGATTAGAGAGATGTTCAACTACGCTCGGGACCACCAGCCCTGCATCATCTTCATGGATGAGATCGATGCTATCG gtgGTCGTCGTTTTTCTGAGGGAACATCTGCAGACAGAGAGATCCAGAGGACACTCATGGAG CTGTTGAACCAGATGGATGGATTTGACACCCTGCACAGAGTGAAGATGATCATGGCTACTAACCGTCCAGACACTCTGGACCCGGCTCTGCTGCGGCCTGGCAGACTGGACAGGAAAATCC ACATAGAGCTGCCCAATGAACAGGCTCGTCTGGACATCCTGAAGATCCACTCGGGACCCATCACCAAACACGGAGAGATAG ATTACGAAGCCATCGTCAAGCTCTCGGATGGGTTCAATGGTGCTGACCTGAGAAACGTCTGCACTGAGGCCG GAATGTTTGCTATCCGCGCAGACCGCGACTACGTCACTCAGGAAGATTTTATGAAGGCCGTACGGAAAGTGGCAGATTCTAAGAAGCTGGAGTCCAAGCTGGATTACAAACCTGTATAA